Proteins from a genomic interval of Verrucomicrobium sp.:
- a CDS encoding uracil-DNA glycosylase, with protein MNPDSKIRFREALGRYVEILKREGVSQVPLDRRARQALGRRRAPAPAAAPAPRPVRESGPVPSPAKASTPVSAPKAAVTMPLSAEADAPAAAIAPEPVPAGSKAERLAVISARARECQRCPHLAAFRTNVVVGEGNPDAKLMFVGEAPGADEDKSGRPFVGRAGQLLNKMIEAMGLTREDVYIGNILKCRPDMPAGAPGNRKPTPAEMKTCMPYILAQIEIIEPTVIVALGATALESLLDTKLPISKLRGKFVDFRGIQMMPTFHPSYLLHNPTNETKRKVWEDLLQVMETLKMPINEKQRGFFLGAGR; from the coding sequence ATGAATCCCGACTCCAAGATCCGGTTCCGCGAGGCCCTGGGCCGCTACGTCGAGATCCTCAAGCGGGAGGGCGTGAGCCAGGTGCCTCTGGACCGCCGGGCCCGCCAGGCCCTGGGCCGCCGCCGCGCCCCGGCTCCCGCCGCCGCGCCGGCCCCGCGCCCGGTCCGGGAGAGCGGGCCGGTACCTTCCCCCGCGAAGGCCTCCACCCCCGTCTCCGCGCCAAAGGCCGCCGTCACCATGCCCCTTTCCGCGGAGGCGGACGCCCCCGCCGCGGCGATCGCGCCGGAGCCAGTCCCCGCCGGGAGCAAGGCGGAGCGGCTGGCCGTCATCTCCGCCCGCGCGCGGGAATGCCAGCGGTGCCCGCACCTGGCCGCCTTCCGGACGAACGTCGTCGTCGGGGAGGGGAATCCCGACGCCAAACTCATGTTCGTCGGCGAAGCCCCCGGCGCGGACGAGGACAAGAGCGGCCGCCCCTTCGTGGGCCGGGCCGGGCAGCTCCTCAACAAGATGATCGAGGCCATGGGCCTCACCCGGGAAGACGTCTACATCGGCAACATCCTCAAGTGCCGCCCGGACATGCCCGCGGGCGCGCCGGGCAACCGCAAGCCCACCCCGGCGGAGATGAAGACCTGCATGCCCTACATCCTGGCGCAGATCGAAATCATCGAGCCGACCGTCATCGTCGCCCTGGGGGCCACCGCGCTGGAATCCCTCCTGGACACCAAGCTCCCCATCAGCAAGCTGCGGGGGAAATTCGTCGATTTCCGCGGCATCCAGATGATGCCCACCTTCCACCCTTCCTACCTCCTCCATAACCCGACCAACGAGACGAAGCGGAAGGTCTGGGAAGACCTCCTCCAGGTCATGGAGACCCTGAAGATGCCGATCAACGAGAAGCAGCGGGGCTTTTTCCTCGGTGCCGGCCGTTGA
- the mnmA gene encoding tRNA 2-thiouridine(34) synthase MnmA, whose product MNSKGRVLLGMSGGVDSSVAAHMLKEQGWEVIGVTMKVWPQDCLSRAEDKCCGPQAVADARSVAHALGIPHYVVDEADEFEKVVIDYFSSEYRQGRTPNPCVMCNEKLKFGRLQQKALALGATHVATGHYAQIDHTPQGAVLRRARDPRKDQSYFLFSLRQDQLAKSLTPLGHLEKHEVRAVAKQLGLKVYDKEDSQEICFVPGNDYAGFLKSHLGEKAFHPGGIYHRDGTRLGEHEGIELYTVGQRKGLPGGQGKPLYVVDIDPESQRVIVGDYDDLIRTDCTIAQTNWHGGDPAPGTEITVKIRYNWAAVPARVETLPGHRARLVFAEPQRSVSPGQAAVCYVGDTVIGGGWIERSEVAVPAPALVG is encoded by the coding sequence ATGAATAGCAAAGGCCGCGTCCTCCTCGGCATGAGCGGGGGGGTCGACTCCAGCGTCGCCGCCCACATGCTCAAAGAGCAGGGGTGGGAAGTCATCGGCGTGACCATGAAGGTCTGGCCCCAGGACTGCCTTTCCCGCGCGGAGGACAAGTGCTGCGGGCCGCAGGCCGTCGCCGACGCGCGCAGCGTCGCCCACGCCCTCGGCATTCCCCACTACGTCGTCGACGAGGCCGACGAGTTCGAGAAAGTCGTCATCGACTACTTCAGCAGCGAATACCGCCAGGGCCGCACGCCCAACCCGTGCGTCATGTGCAACGAGAAGCTCAAATTCGGCCGCCTCCAGCAAAAAGCCCTGGCTCTGGGCGCCACCCACGTCGCCACCGGCCACTACGCGCAGATCGACCACACGCCGCAGGGAGCCGTCCTCCGCCGCGCCCGCGATCCGCGCAAGGACCAGTCCTACTTCCTCTTCAGCCTCCGCCAGGACCAGCTGGCCAAGTCCCTGACCCCCCTGGGCCACCTGGAAAAGCACGAGGTGCGCGCGGTGGCCAAGCAGCTCGGCCTGAAAGTCTACGACAAGGAGGACAGCCAGGAGATCTGCTTCGTCCCCGGCAACGACTACGCCGGATTCCTCAAGAGCCACCTGGGCGAGAAGGCCTTCCACCCCGGCGGCATCTACCACCGGGACGGCACCCGCCTGGGCGAGCACGAGGGGATCGAGCTTTACACCGTCGGCCAGCGCAAAGGCCTGCCCGGCGGGCAGGGGAAGCCGCTCTACGTCGTCGACATCGATCCCGAGTCCCAGCGCGTCATCGTCGGCGACTATGACGACCTGATCCGGACCGACTGCACCATCGCCCAGACGAACTGGCACGGCGGCGATCCCGCCCCTGGCACGGAGATCACGGTGAAAATCCGCTACAACTGGGCCGCCGTCCCCGCCCGCGTCGAGACGCTCCCCGGCCACCGGGCCCGCCTCGTCTTCGCCGAGCCGCAGCGCTCCGTCTCTCCCGGCCAGGCGGCGGTCTGCTACGTCGGCGACACCGTCATCGGCGGCGGCTGGATCGAGCGGAGCGAGGTGGCCGTCCCCGCGCCCGCCCTTGTCGGATGA
- a CDS encoding RluA family pseudouridine synthase, whose protein sequence is MHFSAEDLIPHRDRRLDQFLAEVLNRSRAAVQTAIEAGGVTVTPGKGPGTKASYRLRAGDAVDVREETLERPVSEAPPEGEAMPLSILFEDEALLVLDKPPGLVVHPAAGHDSGTLVNALVHHCGPALASRGGATRLGIVHRLDKETSGVIVVAKSDLAHERLASQFAARTVRKVYQALCRGHFRRPNGHCHGSIGRHPVQRQKMAVIPKGKPSTTAREAHTEYRVLKQGKSGALVECLLHTGRTHQIRVHLAHLGHPVIGDIVYGRDRTAWKNQIARRQMLHAHRLGLRHPLTGKEIEFEAPLPEDFSSLLAFL, encoded by the coding sequence ATGCATTTTTCCGCCGAAGATCTCATCCCTCACCGGGACCGCCGCCTCGACCAATTTCTGGCCGAGGTTCTGAACCGTTCCCGCGCCGCCGTCCAGACCGCCATCGAGGCGGGCGGCGTCACCGTCACCCCGGGCAAGGGCCCCGGGACGAAGGCCTCCTACCGCCTGCGGGCGGGGGACGCCGTCGACGTGCGGGAGGAAACCCTGGAACGCCCCGTTTCCGAGGCGCCGCCGGAGGGGGAAGCGATGCCCCTCTCCATCCTCTTCGAGGACGAGGCCCTCCTGGTCCTGGACAAGCCGCCCGGCCTGGTCGTCCATCCGGCGGCGGGCCACGATTCCGGCACCCTGGTCAACGCGCTGGTCCACCACTGCGGCCCGGCCTTGGCCTCCCGGGGCGGGGCGACGCGCCTCGGCATCGTCCACCGGCTCGACAAGGAAACCAGCGGCGTCATCGTCGTGGCCAAGAGCGACCTGGCCCATGAGCGCCTGGCCTCCCAGTTCGCCGCACGCACCGTGCGGAAGGTCTACCAGGCCCTTTGCCGGGGCCACTTCCGGCGGCCTAACGGGCACTGCCACGGCTCCATCGGGCGGCACCCCGTCCAGCGGCAAAAGATGGCCGTCATCCCCAAGGGGAAGCCCTCCACCACCGCGCGGGAAGCCCACACGGAATACCGCGTCCTGAAGCAGGGGAAGTCGGGCGCCCTCGTCGAGTGCCTTCTCCACACCGGGCGCACCCACCAGATCCGCGTCCACCTGGCCCACTTGGGCCATCCCGTCATCGGCGACATCGTCTACGGGCGGGACCGCACCGCGTGGAAAAACCAAATCGCCCGCCGCCAGATGCTCCACGCCCACCGGCTGGGCCTGCGGCATCCCCTGACCGGGAAAGAGATTGAATTCGAGGCCCCGCTTCCCGAGGATTTTTCCTCCCTTTTGGCCTTTCTATGA
- a CDS encoding glutaredoxin, with the protein MSTPNIVAYLKPTCGWSMGVRAVLAKYKLPYEDKDIINVIENREEMIRKSGQPLSPCVEVNGTMLADISGEELEAWMVANGVVQPDATDTGVPLNQPCAHEMVPPAAVKVNF; encoded by the coding sequence ATGAGCACCCCGAACATCGTCGCCTACCTGAAGCCCACCTGCGGCTGGAGCATGGGCGTTCGCGCCGTCCTGGCCAAATACAAGCTGCCCTACGAAGACAAAGACATCATCAACGTCATCGAAAACCGCGAGGAAATGATCCGCAAGAGCGGCCAGCCCCTTTCCCCCTGCGTTGAAGTGAACGGCACCATGCTCGCCGACATCAGCGGCGAGGAGCTGGAAGCCTGGATGGTCGCCAACGGCGTCGTCCAGCCGGACGCCACCGACACCGGCGTCCCCCTCAACCAGCCCTGCGCGCATGAGATGGTGCCCCCCGCGGCGGTGAAGGTGAATTTCTAA
- a CDS encoding 8-oxo-dGTP diphosphatase → MHLRCVLCFAVQPGRILLIEKRRGFGAGKVNGPGGKIDPGETPRRAAIREMEEEIGVRPVGVRRAGELYFRFADGMRIDCVVFRADGIEGELKTTEEAIPFWSAWEDIPYDRMWQDDRHWLPLLLNKKSGPYFKGRFFFEGETMREWKVTTASPR, encoded by the coding sequence ATGCATCTGCGCTGCGTCCTCTGCTTTGCCGTCCAGCCCGGGCGCATTCTCCTCATCGAAAAGCGGCGCGGATTCGGCGCCGGGAAGGTGAACGGCCCGGGCGGAAAGATCGATCCGGGCGAGACGCCCCGCCGGGCCGCCATCCGGGAGATGGAGGAGGAAATCGGCGTCCGCCCCGTGGGCGTCCGGCGGGCGGGGGAGCTTTACTTCCGCTTTGCCGACGGGATGCGGATCGACTGCGTCGTCTTCCGCGCCGACGGGATCGAAGGGGAGCTGAAGACGACGGAGGAGGCGATCCCCTTCTGGTCCGCCTGGGAGGACATCCCCTACGACCGGATGTGGCAGGATGACCGGCACTGGCTGCCCCTCCTGCTAAACAAAAAAAGCGGCCCCTATTTCAAGGGCCGCTTCTTCTTCGAGGGCGAGACGATGCGGGAGTGGAAAGTAACTACGGCGTCGCCGCGTTAG
- a CDS encoding deoxyribonuclease IV: MSKDPFKGRRFGAHTSIAGGVARAVERAQAVRFSAAQIFVKNNKQWMAPALPAEEAKAFRQAADKSGIFFFGHSGYLINLGSANPEMVEKSVASLVAELDRAEALGLPFVVHHPGSHGGDGEEAGLERISTRLKEVIQATKGHKVRLALEVTAGQGGHLGWRFEHLRALIDRAGKAGEKRLGVCLDTAHLFAAGYDLRTPADYKKTMAEFEKVIGKDWLLAFHLNDSKVPFASRKDRHDHLGEGEIGLEAFRQIVADPRWRDVPMVLETPKEEEMAEDVENWKKLYASIK, encoded by the coding sequence ATGAGCAAAGACCCCTTCAAGGGGCGCCGCTTCGGCGCCCACACCTCGATCGCCGGCGGCGTGGCCCGCGCGGTGGAACGCGCGCAGGCCGTCCGCTTCAGCGCGGCGCAGATCTTCGTCAAAAACAACAAGCAGTGGATGGCCCCGGCCCTTCCGGCGGAGGAGGCCAAGGCCTTCCGCCAGGCCGCCGACAAGTCCGGCATCTTCTTCTTCGGCCACAGCGGCTACCTCATCAACCTCGGCTCCGCCAACCCGGAGATGGTGGAGAAGTCGGTTGCCTCCCTGGTGGCGGAGCTGGACCGCGCGGAGGCGCTGGGGCTGCCCTTCGTCGTCCACCACCCCGGCAGCCACGGCGGCGACGGGGAGGAGGCGGGCCTGGAGCGGATCAGCACCCGCCTGAAGGAAGTCATCCAGGCCACCAAGGGGCACAAAGTCCGCCTCGCCCTGGAGGTCACCGCCGGGCAGGGGGGCCACCTGGGCTGGCGCTTCGAACACCTGCGCGCCCTCATCGACCGCGCGGGGAAAGCCGGGGAGAAGCGCCTGGGCGTCTGCCTGGACACCGCCCACCTCTTTGCCGCCGGCTACGACCTGCGCACCCCCGCCGATTACAAGAAGACCATGGCCGAGTTCGAGAAAGTCATCGGCAAGGACTGGCTCCTGGCCTTCCACCTGAACGATTCCAAAGTCCCCTTCGCCTCCCGCAAGGACCGGCACGACCATCTGGGGGAAGGGGAGATCGGCCTGGAGGCCTTCCGCCAAATCGTCGCCGACCCTCGCTGGCGGGACGTCCCCATGGTCCTGGAAACGCCCAAAGAAGAAGAAATGGCCGAGGACGTTGAGAACTGGAAGAAACTTTACGCGTCTATTAAGTAA
- a CDS encoding protein kinase, whose translation MDPSAAVPACPSCGAMSAEAVPPGTEMICPQCGTSFVHRVPFGRYLVEQKLGAGGMATVYLAFDPPARRWVALKIIHRGHLNTPGFQENLLQEAETLLSLHHPNIVEFLDSGQHDSLVYLATEFLQGGNLEQRIAAHGPMGEAEALDLGRGIASGLKKAYAQGLVHRDIKPANILFSPVGHPKLVDFGLCLPSLAPQENAGEVWGTAGYLPPERLERAPEGFASDIYSLGATLFHALTGRAPHLEQDLEKVARRYEEGGEGPPPPLRSVAPHVSEETAAIIDRALQRRPEDRFGSYEELLEALALAKIAYWKKAKPE comes from the coding sequence ATGGACCCTTCCGCCGCCGTCCCCGCCTGCCCCTCCTGCGGGGCGATGTCCGCGGAGGCGGTGCCGCCCGGCACGGAGATGATCTGCCCGCAATGCGGCACTTCCTTTGTCCACCGCGTCCCCTTTGGCCGTTACCTGGTGGAGCAAAAGCTGGGCGCCGGCGGCATGGCCACCGTCTACCTGGCCTTCGACCCGCCCGCCCGGCGCTGGGTGGCGCTGAAGATCATCCACCGCGGCCATCTGAACACCCCCGGCTTCCAGGAAAACCTCCTCCAGGAAGCGGAGACGCTCCTCTCCCTCCACCACCCGAACATCGTGGAATTCCTCGATTCCGGGCAGCACGACTCCCTCGTCTACCTGGCGACGGAGTTCCTCCAGGGCGGCAACCTGGAGCAGCGGATCGCCGCGCACGGGCCGATGGGGGAGGCCGAGGCGCTCGACCTGGGCCGGGGCATCGCCTCCGGGTTGAAAAAGGCCTACGCGCAAGGCCTGGTCCACCGCGACATCAAGCCCGCCAACATTCTCTTCTCCCCCGTCGGCCATCCGAAGCTGGTCGACTTCGGCCTCTGCCTCCCCTCCCTGGCCCCGCAGGAAAACGCCGGGGAGGTCTGGGGCACCGCCGGCTACCTGCCGCCGGAACGGCTGGAACGGGCGCCGGAGGGCTTCGCCAGCGACATCTACAGCCTGGGGGCGACGCTCTTTCACGCCCTGACGGGACGCGCGCCCCATTTGGAGCAGGATTTGGAAAAGGTGGCGCGGCGCTATGAAGAAGGCGGCGAAGGCCCGCCGCCGCCGCTGCGGAGCGTGGCTCCGCACGTCTCGGAAGAGACGGCGGCGATCATCGACCGGGCCCTGCAACGGCGGCCGGAAGACCGCTTCGGCTCCTATGAGGAACTATTGGAGGCGCTGGCGCTGGCGAAGATCGCCTACTGGAAAAAAGCGAAGCCCGAGTAA
- a CDS encoding DUF502 domain-containing protein produces MEPTPETKPFFSWLRNRFLTGLFTVLPVLLTYWIIRFVYNVVNGPADRYIRALVENHLLPGSDYFLAHHEGTIPGAGFAVTLLLIFLIGIVASHLVGQRFFHFLETIFLRIPVVKVIYQALRQAVQAVQQIGGDPSAGGNPFRQVAYITLPGSEAKLFGFVTGRFVDPEGTAQVILFVPNAPSPLAGFVLAVPEEKVQLAPWLTGEQMTKMVISMGLISPITAATAPVPEGQA; encoded by the coding sequence GTGGAACCGACTCCCGAAACCAAACCCTTCTTCTCCTGGCTGCGGAACCGCTTTCTGACCGGCCTCTTCACCGTCCTGCCGGTGCTCCTCACCTACTGGATCATTCGCTTCGTCTACAACGTGGTGAACGGCCCGGCCGACCGCTACATCCGCGCCCTGGTGGAAAACCACCTCCTGCCCGGCTCCGATTACTTCCTGGCCCATCATGAGGGGACCATCCCCGGCGCCGGCTTCGCCGTCACCCTGCTCCTCATCTTCCTGATCGGCATCGTCGCCAGCCACCTCGTCGGCCAGCGGTTCTTCCACTTTTTGGAAACCATCTTCCTGCGCATTCCCGTGGTGAAGGTGATTTACCAGGCCCTGCGCCAAGCCGTGCAGGCGGTGCAGCAGATCGGCGGCGACCCGTCCGCGGGGGGCAACCCCTTCCGGCAAGTCGCCTACATCACCCTGCCGGGGAGCGAGGCCAAGCTCTTCGGCTTCGTCACGGGCCGGTTTGTCGACCCGGAGGGGACGGCCCAGGTCATCCTCTTCGTTCCCAATGCGCCGAGCCCTTTGGCGGGCTTCGTCCTGGCCGTGCCGGAGGAGAAGGTCCAGCTGGCTCCCTGGCTGACCGGGGAGCAGATGACTAAGATGGTCATTTCCATGGGGTTAATCTCCCCCATCACGGCCGCCACGGCGCCCGTGCCCGAGGGACAGGCCTGA
- a CDS encoding AsmA-like C-terminal region-containing protein: protein MEAVTLTAWHRLRRFLAQLSLSTLGAVALGVLAVFLILRFYGLPPQVKNYLLRELRARGLNVSIGRVLLDPAGAVIARNVRVYRTPAQDDLLVGVSRVRLGIGWFSWWQGRPFLQSAEVSNATVRFPLTERTTAALEDVHAHIEFNSQGLVVRSAEARILNLLVSLRGAILLNGPLPRPKVPDDPDAARLHAQRLEAAWRQAEDISGRFDPQHPLRLHIDFTVPTASPLDATARVVLSGHDVRFSGALVREIGAEAAYANQVATLSALTVQLSRGALTVTGEADLKQQRAHAEFYSDLDFTPLAVALPWRAGEAVSRLDFGDLPVFSGHAEGSWKDAKPDWKMQADVDWENFTYGGAPFRRLVIPIACDGQRLFIPTAVLESDRGSVRLDALYDRAIPSMRAKLDSNLDITLLTGLVSPAFDRFLESLHFNVAGPVASITVSGSGNDPRQWLLSGHAKVENCSYKKIALDSLETDFTFQDLVLGLKNFTVRRPEGTVRGEFQDDFGRRIVRIGGLAADVDLQAVAPALGNKFAGYVAPYRFDKPPKAKFSGLVDLNDDREKLETNLVVDFDSPGTLHYMLYKYPLDIAKAKGRLRVEGRSLSLRCDEGQLFDGKLNGTLGVGFQTKDPSLRASFKLDGGDFHQAMSKLYKNEQASGTVTLQMSLAGILGNLSSFTGDGSIGVENGYILSIPFLGGLSNLVGAIIPGFGASKADHGSCTFKIADGVLHTDDLTISSLTFSAIGNGQADYVRNALDFDVRVNVRGIVGLLLFPVSKLFEYHGSGTLENPVWKSKIL, encoded by the coding sequence ATGGAGGCCGTCACCCTGACGGCCTGGCACCGGCTGCGCCGCTTCCTGGCCCAGCTGAGCCTCTCCACCCTGGGAGCGGTGGCGCTGGGGGTTTTGGCCGTATTCCTGATCCTGCGCTTCTACGGCCTGCCGCCGCAGGTGAAGAATTACCTCCTGCGGGAACTGCGGGCCCGGGGGCTCAACGTTTCCATCGGCCGCGTCCTCCTGGACCCCGCCGGGGCGGTCATCGCGCGGAACGTGCGCGTCTACCGGACCCCGGCGCAGGACGACCTTCTGGTGGGCGTCAGCCGGGTGCGGCTGGGCATCGGCTGGTTTTCCTGGTGGCAGGGGCGGCCCTTTTTGCAAAGCGCGGAGGTGAGCAATGCCACCGTCCGCTTCCCCCTGACGGAGCGGACCACCGCCGCCCTGGAAGACGTCCACGCCCATATCGAGTTCAATTCCCAGGGCCTCGTCGTCCGTTCCGCGGAGGCCCGCATCCTCAACCTCCTGGTCAGCCTGCGCGGGGCCATTCTCCTTAACGGCCCGCTGCCGCGCCCTAAAGTTCCCGACGATCCCGATGCCGCCCGCCTCCACGCGCAGCGGCTGGAGGCGGCCTGGCGCCAGGCGGAGGATATCTCCGGCCGCTTCGACCCCCAGCACCCCCTGCGCCTCCACATCGACTTCACCGTGCCCACCGCCTCCCCGCTCGACGCCACGGCGCGCGTCGTCTTAAGCGGGCACGACGTCCGCTTTTCCGGGGCGCTGGTGCGGGAGATCGGGGCGGAGGCGGCCTATGCCAACCAGGTGGCCACCCTTTCGGCTCTGACCGTGCAGCTCTCCCGCGGCGCGTTGACTGTGACGGGGGAGGCCGACCTCAAGCAGCAGCGCGCCCACGCCGAGTTCTACAGCGACCTCGACTTCACCCCGCTGGCCGTGGCGCTGCCCTGGCGGGCGGGGGAGGCGGTCAGCCGCCTCGACTTCGGCGATCTGCCCGTCTTCAGCGGCCACGCGGAGGGCAGCTGGAAGGACGCCAAGCCGGACTGGAAAATGCAGGCTGACGTCGACTGGGAGAACTTCACCTACGGCGGCGCGCCGTTCCGCCGCCTGGTCATCCCGATCGCCTGCGACGGGCAGCGCCTCTTTATTCCCACCGCCGTTTTGGAGAGCGACCGCGGGTCCGTCCGCCTCGACGCCCTCTACGACCGGGCCATTCCCTCCATGCGGGCGAAGCTCGATTCCAACCTGGACATCACCCTTCTCACCGGCCTGGTCAGCCCGGCCTTTGACCGCTTCCTGGAGAGCCTCCACTTCAACGTCGCCGGCCCCGTGGCCTCCATCACCGTCTCCGGCTCCGGCAACGATCCGCGCCAGTGGCTCCTCTCCGGCCACGCCAAGGTGGAGAACTGCTCCTACAAGAAGATCGCCCTGGATTCGCTGGAAACCGACTTCACCTTCCAGGACCTTGTCCTGGGGCTGAAGAACTTCACCGTCCGCCGCCCGGAGGGGACCGTGCGCGGGGAGTTCCAGGACGACTTCGGCCGCCGCATCGTCCGCATCGGCGGCCTGGCGGCCGACGTTGACCTGCAGGCCGTCGCCCCCGCGCTGGGAAACAAGTTCGCCGGCTACGTCGCCCCCTACCGCTTCGACAAGCCGCCGAAGGCGAAGTTCTCCGGCCTCGTCGATCTCAACGACGACCGGGAAAAGCTGGAGACGAACCTGGTCGTCGACTTCGACTCCCCCGGCACCTTGCATTACATGCTCTACAAGTATCCTTTGGACATCGCCAAGGCCAAGGGCCGCCTCCGCGTCGAGGGGCGTTCCCTCTCCCTGCGCTGCGACGAGGGGCAGCTCTTCGACGGAAAGCTAAACGGCACCCTGGGCGTCGGCTTCCAGACGAAGGACCCCTCTCTGCGCGCCTCCTTCAAGCTGGACGGCGGCGACTTCCACCAGGCCATGTCCAAGCTCTACAAGAACGAGCAGGCCAGCGGCACCGTCACCCTCCAGATGAGTCTGGCGGGCATCCTGGGGAACCTGTCCTCCTTTACCGGGGACGGCTCCATCGGCGTGGAGAACGGTTACATCCTCTCCATTCCCTTCCTGGGCGGCCTCTCCAACCTGGTGGGGGCGATCATCCCCGGCTTCGGCGCCAGCAAGGCCGACCACGGCAGCTGCACCTTCAAGATCGCCGACGGCGTCCTCCACACCGACGACCTGACCATCTCCAGCCTCACCTTCAGCGCCATCGGCAACGGCCAGGCGGACTACGTCCGCAACGCCCTCGACTTCGACGTCCGCGTCAACGTGCGCGGCATCGTCGGCCTCCTCCTCTTCCCGGTCAGCAAGCTTTTCGAATATCACGGGAGCGGCACGCTGGAGAACCCCGTCTGGAAGTCCAAGATCCTATGA
- a CDS encoding glycine--tRNA ligase yields the protein MAETKTENQIMEKIVALCKRRGFIFQSSEIYGGLNGVWDYGPLGADLKRNIRDHWWRSMTQYRDDIVGMDGAILMNRAVWQATGHEANFSDDMVDCKECKSRFRADQIPPNKKGQKPGSCPECGGELMPARKFNLLFQTYVGPVQDESAITYLRPETAQAMFVQFKNVLEVARKKLPFGIAQVGKAFRNEINPRNFTFRSREFEQMEVEYFCKPDQGLALTDQWLEDRLRWYEEIGIPRTKIRVNDIPDGERAFYSKKTYDLEYEFPFGVQELEGIAYRTDYDLSRHQEKSGKALDYFDEETKERLVPHVVEPSAGLDRTVLAVLCQAYDEEKTTDEKGNEEVRVVLRFAPKIAPIKVGVFPLLKNKPELVAKAKEIVEKLRRHMVVFYDESGAIGRRYRRMDEAGTPFGVTVDFETLEGKEGPKDTVTLRHRDSMKQERVAIDELLPRLLAALA from the coding sequence ATGGCGGAAACTAAGACGGAAAACCAGATCATGGAAAAGATCGTCGCTCTCTGCAAGCGGCGCGGCTTCATCTTTCAGTCCTCCGAGATCTACGGCGGGCTGAACGGGGTCTGGGACTACGGCCCGCTGGGCGCCGACCTGAAGCGGAACATCCGCGACCATTGGTGGCGCTCCATGACCCAGTACCGGGACGACATCGTGGGCATGGACGGCGCCATCCTCATGAACCGCGCCGTCTGGCAGGCCACCGGCCACGAGGCCAATTTCTCCGACGACATGGTCGACTGCAAGGAGTGCAAGAGCCGCTTCCGCGCCGACCAGATCCCGCCGAACAAGAAGGGCCAGAAGCCCGGCTCCTGCCCGGAATGCGGCGGGGAGCTGATGCCCGCGCGCAAGTTCAACCTCCTCTTCCAGACCTACGTCGGCCCGGTGCAGGATGAGAGCGCCATCACCTACCTCCGCCCGGAAACGGCGCAGGCCATGTTCGTCCAGTTCAAGAACGTGCTGGAGGTGGCCCGCAAGAAGCTCCCCTTCGGCATCGCGCAGGTGGGCAAGGCCTTCCGCAACGAGATCAACCCCCGCAACTTCACCTTCCGCTCCCGCGAGTTCGAGCAGATGGAAGTCGAATACTTCTGCAAGCCCGACCAGGGCCTGGCCCTGACCGACCAGTGGCTGGAGGACCGCCTGCGCTGGTATGAGGAGATCGGCATCCCCCGCACCAAGATCCGCGTCAACGACATCCCGGACGGCGAGCGCGCCTTCTACTCCAAGAAGACCTACGACCTGGAATACGAGTTCCCCTTCGGCGTGCAGGAGCTGGAGGGCATCGCCTACCGGACCGACTACGACCTTTCCCGCCACCAGGAAAAGAGCGGCAAGGCCCTGGACTACTTCGACGAGGAGACCAAGGAACGCCTGGTCCCCCACGTGGTGGAGCCCAGCGCGGGCCTGGACCGCACCGTCCTGGCCGTCCTTTGCCAGGCCTACGACGAGGAAAAGACCACCGACGAGAAGGGCAACGAGGAGGTCCGCGTCGTCCTGCGCTTCGCGCCGAAGATCGCCCCCATCAAGGTGGGCGTCTTCCCGCTGCTGAAGAACAAGCCGGAGCTGGTCGCCAAGGCCAAGGAAATCGTCGAAAAGCTGCGCCGCCACATGGTCGTCTTCTACGACGAGAGCGGCGCCATCGGCCGCCGCTACCGCCGGATGGACGAGGCGGGCACCCCCTTCGGCGTCACCGTCGACTTCGAGACCCTGGAAGGCAAGGAAGGCCCGAAGGACACCGTCACCCTGCGCCACCGCGATTCCATGAAGCAGGAGCGCGTCGCCATCGACGAGCTGCTCCCCCGCCTCCTGGCCGCCCTGGCTTAA
- a CDS encoding divalent-cation tolerance protein CutA — MTPIVVHVTVPDAVLGAAIGRALVEESLAACASIVPGITSIYRWQGEIQQAAEHLLVIKSAQELWEPLQEAIRARHPYEVPEIVAFKAEGAWEGYAAWWRECLGF; from the coding sequence ATGACGCCGATCGTCGTCCACGTCACCGTCCCGGACGCCGTCCTGGGCGCGGCCATCGGCCGGGCCCTGGTGGAGGAAAGCCTGGCCGCCTGCGCCAGCATCGTCCCCGGGATCACCTCCATCTACCGCTGGCAGGGAGAAATCCAGCAGGCCGCCGAGCACCTGCTGGTCATCAAGAGCGCCCAGGAACTATGGGAGCCGCTTCAGGAGGCGATCCGCGCCCGCCACCCCTACGAGGTGCCGGAGATCGTCGCCTTCAAGGCGGAAGGCGCGTGGGAAGGCTACGCCGCCTGGTGGCGGGAGTGCCTCGGCTTCTAG